A window from Azoarcus sp. DD4 encodes these proteins:
- a CDS encoding DUF1329 domain-containing protein, translating to MTRLHPALRLASLLLPLAAGAAHAAMSAEEIARLGKDLTPLGAERAGNAAGTIPAWTGGLTKPPAGFDIAQGHANPYADEKPLYTITAQNWEQHKDKLSDGHIAMLKRYPETYRLNVYPTHRSAALPQAEYDRIREQAGRILLTDSGTGLEGWERSATPFPIPKNGLEAIWNHQVRSRAGGIERRHLIGAVNPNGSFNAYGVDESWIFAQNMDRQEDNRFWYFMARMYSPADVTGEVVMVHEPLDFARDGRLAWVYNAGLRRVRRAPQIIYDSPGSFSEGTRTEDDYDMFNGPTDRYDWKLVGKREMLIPYNSYAIHSKKLKAKDVVKPHHLDPALTRYELHRVWVVEATLKDGARHIYGKRVFYLDEDSWTIAVKEQYDGRGQLWRVGEAQLMQYYDLPLPYYAFENMYDLQDGRYYVAGLSNEEGPWRFGAKARRADFDPDALRRSGTK from the coding sequence ATGACCCGACTTCACCCCGCCCTGCGCCTGGCCAGCCTGCTGCTGCCGCTCGCGGCCGGCGCCGCCCACGCGGCGATGAGCGCCGAGGAAATCGCCCGCCTCGGCAAGGACCTCACCCCGCTCGGCGCCGAACGCGCCGGCAACGCCGCCGGCACCATTCCGGCGTGGACCGGCGGCCTCACCAAGCCGCCCGCCGGCTTCGACATCGCCCAGGGCCACGCCAACCCCTATGCCGACGAAAAGCCGCTCTACACCATCACGGCGCAGAACTGGGAGCAGCACAAGGACAAGCTCTCCGACGGCCATATCGCGATGTTGAAGCGCTACCCGGAGACCTACCGCCTCAACGTCTATCCCACCCACCGCAGCGCCGCGCTGCCGCAGGCGGAATACGACCGCATCCGCGAACAGGCCGGCCGCATCCTGCTGACCGATTCCGGCACCGGGCTGGAAGGCTGGGAGCGCAGCGCCACGCCCTTCCCCATCCCCAAGAACGGGCTGGAGGCGATCTGGAACCACCAGGTGCGCTCGCGCGCCGGCGGCATCGAGCGCCGCCACCTCATCGGCGCGGTCAATCCCAACGGCAGCTTCAACGCCTACGGCGTGGATGAGAGCTGGATCTTCGCGCAGAACATGGACCGCCAGGAGGACAACCGCTTCTGGTACTTCATGGCGCGCATGTACTCCCCGGCCGACGTCACCGGCGAGGTGGTGATGGTGCACGAGCCGCTCGACTTCGCCCGCGACGGCCGCCTCGCCTGGGTGTACAACGCCGGCCTGCGCCGGGTGCGGCGCGCGCCGCAGATCATCTACGACTCGCCGGGCAGCTTCTCCGAAGGCACCCGCACCGAGGACGACTACGACATGTTCAACGGCCCCACCGACCGCTACGACTGGAAGCTGGTGGGCAAGCGCGAAATGCTGATCCCCTACAACAGCTACGCCATCCACTCGAAAAAGCTCAAGGCCAAGGACGTGGTCAAGCCCCACCACCTCGACCCGGCGCTGACCCGCTACGAGCTGCACCGGGTGTGGGTGGTGGAAGCCACGCTGAAGGACGGCGCGCGCCACATCTACGGCAAACGGGTGTTCTACCTCGACGAGGACAGCTGGACCATCGCCGTCAAGGAACAGTACGACGGCCGCGGCCAGCTCTGGCGCGTGGGCGAGGCGCAGCTGATGCAGTACTACGACCTGCCGCTGCCCTACTACGCCTTCGAGAACATGTACGACCTGCAGGACGGCCGCTACTACGTCGCCGGCCTCAGCAACGAGGAAGGGCCGTGGCGCTTCGGCGCCAAGGCGCGGCGCGCGGATTTCGACCCCGACGCCCTGCGCCGCAGCGGCACCAAGTAA
- a CDS encoding YCF48-related protein, which produces MTRLPLATLAAAAAVLVAAAAGAGLAPRPAAAPPIDLLETAAPQSPRAAGQLMNSLVTAGDRLVAAGARGTIVYSDDGGRSWTQAAVPVAVMLTALHFPTPQLGWAVGHDGVILHSRDGGASWARQFDGNQANAQMLAWAQKRVEAARAALEAAPAPQREAAEDALAAAEDGLAGIEQTAGFGPSRPFMSVWFRDAREGYAVGAFGMAFATTDGGAHWALFADRLPNPEDLHLYAVASPAPKVLLIAGERGLVLRSTDAGGHWQAQADLADGGLYGLVTLPDASATLAYGFDGAVLRSTDLGASWQALDSGTRSALYGAALAGSELQLVGNNGARLRLAGERFETLPAGDGRPLTAAARGKDGWVLAGWGGLARAEAANPGDGRHE; this is translated from the coding sequence ATGACACGCCTTCCCCTCGCCACGCTGGCCGCGGCGGCGGCGGTGCTGGTCGCCGCCGCCGCCGGTGCCGGCCTCGCGCCGCGGCCCGCCGCCGCGCCGCCCATCGACCTGCTCGAAACCGCCGCGCCGCAAAGCCCGCGCGCCGCCGGCCAATTGATGAACAGCCTGGTCACCGCCGGGGACCGCCTGGTCGCGGCCGGTGCGCGCGGCACCATCGTCTATTCCGACGACGGCGGCCGCAGCTGGACCCAGGCCGCGGTGCCGGTAGCGGTGATGCTCACCGCGCTGCACTTCCCCACCCCGCAGCTCGGCTGGGCGGTGGGCCACGACGGCGTGATCCTGCACAGCCGCGACGGCGGCGCCAGCTGGGCCCGCCAGTTCGACGGCAACCAGGCCAACGCGCAGATGCTGGCGTGGGCGCAGAAGCGGGTGGAAGCCGCGCGCGCCGCGCTGGAGGCCGCACCCGCGCCACAACGCGAAGCCGCCGAAGATGCGCTCGCCGCCGCCGAAGACGGCCTAGCCGGCATCGAGCAGACCGCCGGCTTCGGCCCCTCGCGCCCCTTCATGAGCGTGTGGTTCCGCGACGCGCGCGAAGGCTACGCCGTGGGCGCCTTCGGCATGGCCTTCGCCACCACCGACGGCGGCGCGCACTGGGCCTTGTTCGCCGACCGCCTGCCCAACCCGGAAGACCTGCACCTCTACGCCGTCGCCTCACCCGCGCCCAAGGTGCTGCTGATCGCCGGCGAACGCGGCCTGGTGCTGCGCTCGACGGATGCCGGCGGGCACTGGCAGGCCCAGGCGGATCTCGCCGACGGCGGGCTCTACGGCCTCGTCACCCTGCCCGACGCCAGCGCCACGCTGGCCTACGGCTTCGACGGCGCGGTGCTGCGCAGCACCGACCTCGGCGCCAGCTGGCAGGCGCTGGACAGCGGCACCCGCAGCGCGCTCTACGGCGCCGCGCTGGCCGGCAGCGAACTGCAACTGGTCGGCAACAACGGCGCCCGCCTGCGCCTGGCCGGCGAGCGCTTCGAGACCCTGCCCGCCGGCGACGGCCGCCCGCTCACCGCCGCGGCGCGCGGCAAGGACGGCTGGGTGCTGGCCGGCTGGGGCGGCCTCGCCCGGGCCGAAGCCGCCAACCCCGGAGATGGCCGCCATGAGTGA
- a CDS encoding RND family transporter: MSEATVTATRAPHGGLLKRLERRLEGALFRHRTATVALFALLTVWLGWVALGLRPDASFEKMIPTHHPAIANYLAHEDNLRGLSNVVRVVVENRKGDIFDPEFQAVLRKVNDEVFYIPGVDRAGMRSLWTPNVMWGEVTAEGFEAGPVIPDGYDGSARAIEQLRANVFRSGEVGTLVANDLRSALVLVPLMERNPETGERLDYGRFATDLEERIRARYENDAVGIRIVGFAKVIGELIAGAVPILGYFLLTLVLTAALLFWYSRCLRSTLTTLVCCLIAVVWQLGIVRLLGYGLDPYSILVPFLTFAIGISHAVQNINATANAALDGADKVEAAKRSFRSLFVAGTVALLCDAVGFATLLIIRIGVIQELAISASIGVAVIIFSKMFLLPVLMSWTGVSPAAVAHARRRRDHLPWLWQQVARCAQPRPAVVVTLAGAALLALGYWGARDLQIGDLDPGAPELRTDSRYNRDAAFLVEHYATSTDVFVIMAETPPQGCRDYQVLAGMDLLAAELERVPGVQRTVSMSDFAYRVLAGNNEGNPKWYAISRNKYALGGAFQKTPKEYIGNGCAMTPFVVYLNDHKAATLSAVMATVRAFAARHDSDKVRFTLVGGNAGIEAATNEVIRDAERTMLMLVYAIVALLLLIEFRSLRVTVCIVVPLYITSVLCEAIMAWMGLGVKVATLPVIALGVGIGVDYGIYIYNRLQSCLDRGLPLAEAYLLTVSTTGRAVAFTGLTLAVGVLTWIGSDIKFQADMGLLLTFMFLWNMVGALVLLPALARLLLPAAGPAAATATPRHPEPHLRLADAQRS; the protein is encoded by the coding sequence ATGAGTGAAGCCACCGTCACCGCTACCCGCGCCCCGCACGGTGGCCTGCTCAAACGCCTCGAACGCCGGCTGGAAGGCGCGCTGTTCCGCCACCGCACCGCCACCGTCGCCCTCTTCGCACTGCTCACCGTCTGGCTCGGCTGGGTGGCGCTCGGCCTGCGGCCGGACGCCAGCTTCGAGAAGATGATCCCCACCCACCACCCGGCCATCGCCAACTACCTCGCCCACGAGGACAACCTGCGCGGCCTCTCCAACGTGGTGCGGGTGGTGGTCGAGAACCGCAAGGGCGACATCTTCGACCCCGAATTCCAGGCGGTGCTGCGCAAGGTCAACGACGAGGTGTTCTACATCCCCGGCGTGGATCGCGCCGGCATGCGCTCGCTATGGACGCCCAACGTGATGTGGGGCGAAGTCACCGCCGAAGGCTTCGAGGCCGGCCCGGTCATCCCCGACGGCTACGACGGCTCGGCGCGCGCCATCGAACAGCTGCGCGCCAACGTCTTCCGCTCCGGCGAGGTCGGCACCCTGGTCGCCAACGACCTGCGTTCGGCGCTGGTGCTGGTGCCGCTGATGGAGCGCAATCCGGAAACCGGCGAACGCCTGGACTACGGCCGTTTCGCCACCGATCTGGAAGAACGCATCCGCGCCCGCTACGAGAACGACGCAGTGGGCATCCGCATCGTCGGCTTCGCCAAGGTCATCGGCGAACTGATAGCCGGCGCGGTGCCCATCCTCGGCTACTTCCTGCTCACGCTGGTGCTCACCGCCGCACTGCTGTTCTGGTATTCGCGCTGCCTGCGCAGCACCCTCACCACGCTGGTGTGCTGCCTGATCGCGGTGGTGTGGCAGCTCGGCATCGTGCGGCTGCTCGGCTACGGGCTGGACCCGTACTCCATCCTGGTGCCCTTCCTCACCTTCGCCATCGGCATCAGCCACGCGGTGCAGAACATCAACGCCACCGCCAACGCCGCGCTTGACGGCGCCGACAAGGTGGAAGCCGCCAAGCGTTCCTTCCGCAGCCTTTTCGTCGCCGGCACGGTGGCGCTGCTGTGCGACGCGGTCGGCTTCGCCACCCTGCTCATCATCCGCATCGGCGTCATCCAGGAACTGGCCATCTCGGCCAGCATCGGCGTGGCGGTCATCATCTTCAGCAAGATGTTCCTGCTGCCGGTGCTGATGTCGTGGACCGGCGTGTCACCCGCCGCGGTCGCCCACGCCCGCCGCCGCCGCGATCACCTGCCCTGGCTGTGGCAGCAGGTGGCGCGCTGCGCCCAGCCGCGCCCGGCGGTGGTGGTGACGCTGGCCGGCGCGGCGCTGCTGGCGCTCGGCTACTGGGGCGCGCGCGACCTTCAGATCGGCGACCTCGACCCCGGCGCGCCCGAATTGCGCACCGACTCGCGCTACAACCGCGACGCCGCCTTCCTGGTGGAGCACTACGCCACCAGCACCGACGTGTTCGTCATCATGGCCGAAACCCCGCCGCAGGGCTGCCGCGACTACCAGGTGCTGGCCGGCATGGACCTGCTCGCCGCCGAACTGGAGCGCGTGCCCGGCGTGCAGCGCACGGTGTCGATGTCCGACTTCGCCTACCGCGTGCTCGCCGGCAACAACGAGGGCAACCCCAAGTGGTACGCCATCAGCCGCAACAAGTACGCGCTCGGCGGCGCCTTCCAGAAGACGCCCAAGGAATACATCGGCAACGGCTGCGCGATGACGCCCTTCGTGGTGTACCTGAACGACCACAAGGCCGCCACGCTGTCGGCGGTGATGGCCACCGTGCGCGCCTTCGCCGCCCGCCACGACTCCGACAAGGTGCGCTTCACCCTGGTCGGCGGCAACGCCGGCATCGAGGCCGCCACCAACGAGGTCATCCGCGACGCCGAGCGCACCATGCTGATGCTGGTCTATGCCATCGTCGCGCTGCTGCTGCTGATCGAATTCCGCTCGCTGCGCGTGACGGTCTGCATCGTGGTGCCGCTCTACATCACCTCGGTGCTGTGCGAGGCGATCATGGCGTGGATGGGTCTGGGGGTGAAGGTGGCCACCCTGCCTGTGATCGCGCTCGGCGTCGGCATCGGCGTGGACTACGGCATCTACATCTACAACCGCCTGCAGTCCTGCCTCGACCGCGGCCTGCCGCTGGCCGAAGCCTATTTGCTCACCGTCTCCACCACCGGCCGCGCCGTCGCCTTCACCGGCCTCACCCTCGCGGTGGGCGTGCTCACCTGGATCGGCTCGGACATCAAGTTCCAGGCCGACATGGGCCTGCTGCTCACCTTCATGTTCCTGTGGAACATGGTCGGCGCACTGGTCCTGCTGCCCGCGCTCGCCCGCCTGCTGCTGCCCGCCGCCGGGCCGGCAGCGGCAACCGCTACCCCCCGACACCCCGAACCCCATCTTCGCCTTGCCGACGCGCAAAGGAGCTGA
- a CDS encoding SDR family NAD(P)-dependent oxidoreductase, whose product MTNTIETRLMDLTGRVAFVTGGASGIGRATAHALAAQGARVIVADINETGGWETADAIGGAAGFVHLDVTEETAWCRALDYVISTEGRLDILANVAGIGLGGDFEDLALADWNRLMAVNATGPFLGCKHAIRAMAGSGRPGAIINVGSIAATHAAPDLAGYCASKGALRMLSKSVALYCAHKCYPIRCNAVHPTYVDSEMLDPIAALYGSREAMVQAMARLVPVGRLAKPADVAAAVVYLASDAAGMVTGTELFVDGGQTAGIAPSHFG is encoded by the coding sequence ATGACCAACACGATCGAAACCCGTCTGATGGACCTCACCGGCCGCGTCGCCTTCGTCACCGGCGGCGCCTCCGGCATCGGCCGCGCCACCGCCCACGCGCTCGCCGCGCAAGGCGCCCGCGTCATCGTCGCCGACATCAACGAAACCGGCGGCTGGGAAACCGCCGACGCCATCGGCGGCGCCGCCGGCTTCGTACACCTGGACGTCACCGAAGAAACCGCCTGGTGCCGCGCGCTCGACTACGTCATCTCCACCGAAGGCCGCCTCGACATCCTCGCCAACGTCGCCGGCATCGGCCTCGGCGGCGACTTCGAGGACCTGGCGCTGGCCGACTGGAACCGCCTCATGGCGGTCAACGCCACCGGCCCCTTCCTCGGCTGCAAGCACGCCATCCGCGCCATGGCCGGCAGCGGCCGCCCCGGCGCCATCATCAACGTCGGCTCCATCGCCGCCACCCACGCCGCGCCGGATCTGGCCGGCTACTGCGCCAGCAAGGGCGCGCTGCGCATGCTCAGCAAATCGGTAGCGCTGTACTGCGCCCACAAGTGCTACCCGATCCGCTGCAACGCGGTGCATCCGACCTACGTGGATAGCGAAATGCTGGACCCGATCGCCGCGCTGTATGGCAGCCGGGAAGCGATGGTGCAGGCGATGGCGCGGCTGGTGCCGGTGGGGCGGCTGGCGAAGCCGGCGGATGTCGCGGCGGCGGTGGTGTATCTGGCGTCGGACGCGGCGGGGATGGTGACCGGGACGGAACTGTTCGTGGATGGCGGACAGACGGCGGGGATTGCGCCGTCGCATTTCGGGTAA
- a CDS encoding PEP-CTERM sorting domain-containing protein (PEP-CTERM proteins occur, often in large numbers, in the proteomes of bacteria that also encode an exosortase, a predicted intramembrane cysteine proteinase. The presence of a PEP-CTERM domain at a protein's C-terminus predicts cleavage within the sorting domain, followed by covalent anchoring to some some component of the (usually Gram-negative) cell surface. Many PEP-CTERM proteins exhibit an unusual sequence composition that includes large numbers of potential glycosylation sites. Expression of one such protein has been shown restore the ability of a bacterium to form floc, a type of biofilm.) — translation MTTGGVISKMRIAIRVVLAGLLLLSAAFLNPASAMTLQIDPAQSQVHYSAKLSICFPDASGEIVCPPPANEIYGISGQIELEVIPQFLNPGDVDPYRYLLGLTPVGIASDAFASGLQLSTVLGLLNDDDTFATLGDISCPVPPGAIGGCVILATGEKIGASGIWDGQRLRWNGYQTSFSADYEYTITAVLTSVPEPGTLLLTLTALIGLLSRRRLQPGRHVQFESC, via the coding sequence ATGACGACAGGCGGAGTTATCTCGAAGATGCGCATCGCAATACGGGTCGTGCTGGCGGGTCTCTTGCTGCTTTCGGCCGCGTTCCTCAATCCGGCCAGCGCCATGACGCTGCAGATCGATCCGGCACAAAGCCAGGTTCACTACAGCGCGAAACTTTCCATTTGTTTCCCCGACGCGTCTGGCGAGATCGTATGCCCACCGCCGGCGAACGAAATCTACGGGATCAGCGGCCAGATTGAACTTGAGGTGATCCCGCAGTTCCTGAATCCCGGTGATGTCGATCCATATCGCTACTTGCTGGGTCTCACGCCTGTCGGTATCGCGTCGGACGCATTTGCGAGTGGGCTGCAACTCAGCACGGTGCTGGGGTTGCTGAACGATGACGACACCTTCGCTACCTTGGGAGACATAAGCTGCCCCGTGCCTCCCGGCGCCATCGGCGGCTGCGTCATATTGGCGACCGGCGAGAAAATCGGAGCAAGCGGAATCTGGGACGGGCAGAGGCTGAGATGGAACGGATACCAGACATCCTTCTCCGCCGATTACGAGTACACGATCACCGCCGTCCTCACCTCGGTGCCAGAACCTGGCACCTTGCTGCTGACGCTGACGGCACTGATTGGATTGCTCAGTCGCAGGAGGCTGCAGCCTGGCCGCCATGTCCAGTTCGAATCCTGCTAG
- a CDS encoding helix-turn-helix domain-containing protein, which yields MTGVFSSTPQLIARATASAPDYVMEGHNGDIFGARWNHPAGESQLRRNAEHVLVYHLSGNTDVERLQQGVVTGFRSRVGSVTFMPRDSESDWRLGGNTQVIHLYLSQDVMDAFARDTLERDACPEIDDFFAVNDTWLDGFFRMLASEAPPSAGAGTRLETLVLDQIQSLLVRHLVTRYARERRPDTERALVRGGSGSQLRQSVLKKITALIHERLHEDICLQDLADLACISKDHFLRAFRDTVGQTPYHYVLSQRLERARMLLREDQNLPVAEIARRCGFKNLSHFSATFRRMTGVSPKGYRG from the coding sequence ATGACGGGAGTTTTCTCATCGACCCCGCAGCTCATCGCGCGCGCCACCGCCTCTGCGCCGGATTACGTGATGGAAGGCCACAACGGCGACATCTTCGGTGCGCGCTGGAACCACCCCGCCGGCGAATCCCAGCTGCGCCGCAACGCCGAGCATGTGCTGGTCTATCACCTGTCGGGCAACACCGACGTCGAACGCCTGCAGCAGGGCGTGGTCACCGGCTTCCGCTCGCGCGTCGGCTCGGTCACCTTCATGCCGCGCGATTCGGAATCCGACTGGCGGCTGGGCGGCAACACCCAGGTCATCCACCTCTACCTGTCGCAGGACGTCATGGACGCTTTCGCCCGCGACACGCTGGAGCGCGACGCCTGTCCGGAAATCGACGACTTCTTCGCGGTGAACGACACCTGGCTGGACGGCTTCTTCCGCATGCTGGCCAGCGAGGCGCCGCCCTCCGCCGGCGCCGGCACCCGGCTGGAAACCCTGGTGCTCGACCAGATCCAGAGCCTGCTGGTGCGCCACCTCGTCACCCGCTACGCCAGGGAACGCCGCCCCGACACCGAACGCGCGCTGGTACGCGGCGGCAGCGGCAGCCAGCTGCGCCAGAGCGTGCTGAAGAAGATCACCGCGCTGATCCACGAACGCCTGCACGAAGACATCTGCCTGCAGGACCTGGCCGACCTCGCCTGCATCTCCAAGGACCACTTCCTGCGCGCCTTCCGCGACACCGTCGGCCAGACGCCCTACCACTACGTGCTGTCGCAGCGGCTGGAGCGGGCGCGGATGCTGCTAAGGGAGGACCAGAACCTGCCGGTGGCGGAGATCGCGCGGCGCTGCGGCTTCAAGAACCTGAGCCACTTTTCGGCGACGTTCAGGCGGATGACGGGGGTGAGTCCGAAGGGGTATCGGGGGTGA
- a CDS encoding glucose 1-dehydrogenase, whose amino-acid sequence MQGMLEQKVVIVTGAGSGIGRAAAELMAREGAIVIASDLKLDTVEDTAHRITMAGGRAVAVRTDVAKLDELDALHDLAIAEFGRLDGAFNNAGIPGPGVALADHEEAAFDALIAINLKAVWYGMKRQIELMLPRGGGAIVNTASVGGIVGKPGLSVYCATKHAVIGLTKTAALEYGSRGLRVNAVCPGVIRTPMVDQVIAGQPGAEEEWNKLQPIGRMGTPEELAETVVWLMSPRASLVHGHALVADGGLTVA is encoded by the coding sequence ATGCAGGGCATGCTCGAACAGAAGGTGGTGATCGTCACCGGCGCCGGCTCCGGCATCGGCCGCGCGGCGGCCGAGCTGATGGCGCGCGAAGGCGCGATCGTGATCGCCAGCGATCTCAAGCTGGATACGGTGGAAGACACCGCGCACCGCATCACGATGGCCGGCGGCCGCGCGGTGGCGGTGCGTACCGATGTGGCGAAGCTGGACGAGCTGGACGCGCTGCACGACCTCGCCATCGCCGAATTCGGCCGGCTGGACGGCGCCTTCAACAACGCCGGCATTCCGGGGCCGGGCGTGGCGCTCGCCGATCACGAGGAAGCCGCCTTCGACGCGCTGATCGCGATCAACCTGAAGGCGGTGTGGTACGGCATGAAGCGCCAGATCGAGCTGATGCTGCCGCGCGGCGGCGGCGCCATCGTCAATACCGCCTCGGTCGGCGGCATCGTCGGCAAGCCGGGGCTGTCGGTCTATTGCGCCACCAAGCATGCGGTGATCGGCCTCACCAAGACGGCCGCGCTGGAATACGGCAGCCGCGGCCTGCGGGTGAATGCGGTGTGTCCGGGGGTGATCCGCACGCCGATGGTGGACCAGGTGATCGCCGGCCAGCCGGGCGCGGAAGAGGAATGGAACAAGCTGCAGCCCATCGGCCGCATGGGCACGCCGGAGGAACTGGCCGAAACGGTGGTGTGGCTGATGTCGCCGCGGGCCTCGCTGGTGCACGGGCATGCGCTGGTGGCCGACGGCGGGCTGACGGTGGCGTGA
- a CDS encoding ureidoglycolate lyase has product MNPRFAPWPAAADEVAEPARALTVEALTAEAFAPFGRVLGGGYDPTVTGFSHPGSDFWHVHDFDAGTGGQVEVLWVNYRNDSLRLRVLEAHWLTEQAIVPLGGEIVHVVCPGRDDDPRTPDLARLRAFRVGDGQGVCMQPGCWHASFVLAGQTTCLMLTRHSTTADLVEALQGRHDAVESSIVELAALGEGEVALQV; this is encoded by the coding sequence ATGAATCCCCGGTTTGCGCCGTGGCCGGCCGCCGCCGACGAGGTGGCGGAGCCGGCCCGCGCGCTGACGGTGGAAGCGCTGACCGCCGAAGCCTTCGCGCCTTTCGGCCGGGTGCTGGGCGGCGGTTACGACCCCACCGTCACCGGCTTCAGCCACCCCGGCAGCGATTTCTGGCATGTACACGACTTCGACGCCGGCACCGGCGGCCAGGTCGAAGTGCTGTGGGTGAACTACCGCAACGACAGCCTGCGCCTGCGCGTGCTCGAAGCCCATTGGCTGACCGAGCAGGCCATCGTGCCGCTCGGCGGCGAGATCGTGCATGTGGTCTGCCCCGGCCGCGACGATGATCCGCGCACCCCCGACCTCGCCCGCCTGCGCGCCTTCCGCGTCGGCGACGGGCAGGGCGTGTGCATGCAACCGGGCTGCTGGCACGCCAGCTTCGTGCTGGCCGGGCAGACGACGTGTCTGATGCTGACGCGGCATTCGACCACCGCGGACCTGGTCGAGGCGCTGCAGGGCCGGCACGACGCGGTGGAAAGCAGCATCGTCGAACTGGCGGCGCTGGGCGAGGGTGAGGTCGCGCTGCAGGTTTGA